One Triticum dicoccoides isolate Atlit2015 ecotype Zavitan chromosome 5B, WEW_v2.0, whole genome shotgun sequence genomic window carries:
- the LOC119312341 gene encoding probable acyl-activating enzyme 18, peroxisomal, protein MAAIARGSVREVRASDVEAAGLAAADAGPFLAALRSAVGGHGDATAAWAAVVAAGVLRPDHPHALHQLVYYSVYAGWDHAGRGPPPYWFPSPIDCKQTNLGRVMEENGPKLLGASYKDPISSFGLFHKFAVENQEVYWKIVLKELSIKFLQEPMSILDASDKSKKGGTWFPGAVLNIAECCLLPRPSQNRTDESTAIVWRDEGFDDDPVNRMSLKELRTQVMTVANALDTMFQKGDRIAIDMPMTCNAVIIYLAIILGGFVVVSIADSFAPQEIGTRMRVAKAKAIFTQDFIIRGGKKFPLYSCVMKGTSCKAIVIPATGDFLGVTLRNGDMSWKDFLSRAAGRSSMYSPVYQPADALINILFSSGTTGEPKAIPWTQLCPIRCGADTWANLDVRPKDISCLPTNLGWVMGPIQLFACFLNGATLALYHGSPLGRGFCKFVQDAHVSALGSVPSLVKLWKAGNHTKGLDWTKIRVLATTGEASDIDDNLWLSSRTCYKPIVECCGGTELASSFIQGSLLQPQVFGAFSGASMSTGFVILDEQGNPYPDDVPCSGEVGLFPLYFGATDRLLNADHDKVYFDGMPVYRGRQLRRHGDIIQRTVGGYYVVLGRADDTMNLGGIKTSSVEIERVCNGADEGLLETAAVSVKPSGGGPEQLAILAVRKDRSATYDANLLKAKFQRAIQKNLNPLFRVSYVKVVPEFPRTASNKLLRRVLRDQLKHEHANHSKL, encoded by the exons ATGGCGGCGATCGCGAGGGGGAGCGTGCGGGAGGTCCGGGCGTCCGACGTCGAGGCGGCCGGGCTCGCCGCGGCCGACGCGGGGCCCTTCCTCGCCGCGCTCCGCTCGGCGGTTGGTGGCCACGGCGACGCGACCGCCGCGTGGGCGGCGGTCGTGGCGGCCGGGGTGCTGCGGCCGGACCACCCGCACGCGCTCCACCAGCTCGTGTACTACTCCGTCTACGCCGGCTGGGACCACGCCGGCCGGGGCCCGCCGCCCTACTGGTTCCCGTCGCC CATTGACTGCAAGCAAACAAATCTTGGGAGAGTGATGGAAGAGAATGGACCCAAGTTATTAGGAGCATCATATAAGGATCCAATTTCAAGCTTTGGCCTCTTCCACAAGTTCGCTGTTGAGAATCAGGAG GTCTACTGGAAAATTGTGCTGAAGGAGCTCTCCATCAAGTTCCTGCAAGAACCGATGTCGATTCTAGATGCGTCAGATAAGTCAAAGAAGGGAGGAACATGGTTTCCAGGTGCAGTGCTCAACATTGCTGAATGTTGTCTCCTACCACGGCCTTCCCAAAACAGGACAGATGAAAGCACGGCCATTGTATGGAGGGATGAGGGCTTCGACGATGATCCAGTGAACCGTATGTCCTTGAAGGAGCTTCGCACCCAAGTGAT GACTGTTGCAAATGCCCTTGATACCATGTTCCAAAAGGGGGACCGGATTGCCATCGACATGCCTATGACATGCAACGCGGTCATTATTTATTTGGCAATCATCCTTGGAGGCTTTGTTGTTGTGTCAATAGCAGACAGTTTTGCACCTCAGGAGATCGGCACTCGCATGAGGGTTGCAAAAGCAAAGGCAATCTTTACTCAG GATTTCATAATTAGGGGAGGGAAGAAATTTCCTCTTTACAG ctgtgTCATGAAAGGGACTTCATGTAAAGCTATTGTAATTCCTGCAACTGGAGACTTTCTTGGAGTTACACTAAGGAATGGTGATATGTCCTGGAAAGATTTTCTTTCTCGTGCTGCAGGAAG GTCATCCATGTACTCTCCAGTTTATCAGCCTGCAGACGCCCTAATTAATATACTGTTTTCATCAGGAACAACTG GAGAGCCAAAAGCTATACCATGGACACAACTTTGTCCCATCAGATGTGGAGCTGATACCTGGGCAAATTTGGATGTTCGCCCAAAGGACATTAGCTGCTTGCCTACAAATCTGGGTTGGGTAATGGGACCTATACAGTTGTTCGCATGCTTTCTAAATGGTGCGACGTTGGCTTTATATCATGGTTCTCCACTTGGACGTGGTTTCTGCAAATTTGTCCAG GATGCCCATGTGAGTGCATTAGGATCTGTGCCTAGCTTGGTGAAGTTATGGAAGGCTGGGAATCATACTAAAGGGCTAGACTGGACCAAAATCAG GGTACTTGCTACAACAGGGGAGGCTTCCGATATTGATGATAATCTGTGGCTATCTTCGCGTACCTGTTACAAGCCCATTGTTGAGTGTTGTGGGGGCACAGAGCTGGCATCCTCATTCATCCAAGGGAGTCTTTTGCAGCCACAAGTTTTTGGAGCTTTCAGTGGTGCATCAATGTCCACTGGGTTTGTGATACTAGATGAACAGGGAAATCCATAT CCTGATGATGTACCTTGTTCTGGAGAAGTCGGTCTCTTCCCTTTATATTTTGGTGCCACCGATCGGCTTCTCAATGCCGACCATGATAAGGTTTACTTCGATGGAATGCCCGTTTACAGAGGACGG CAACTACGACGACACGGAGATATAATCCAGAGGACAGTAGGTGGTTACTATGTCGTACTGGGCAGAGCAGACGACACTATGAATCTCGGAGGGATTAAG ACAAGTTCAGTGGAGATCGAACGGGTTTGTAACGGAGCCGACGAGGGTCTGCTAGAAACAGCAGCTGTTAGCGTCAAACCTTCCGGCGGGGGACCAGAACAACTGGCCATCTTGGCAGTGCGGAAAGATAGATCCGCAACATACGATGCAAATCTTCTGAAGGCAAAGTTCCAGAGAGCCATCCAGAAGAACCTGAATCCCCTTTTCAGG GTGAGCTACGTCAAAGTCGTCCCCGAGTTCCCGAGAACTGCTTCCAACAAGCTGCTGAGAAGGGTCCTGAGGGATCAGCTGAAGCATGAACATGCAAATCACAGCAAGCTATAA